In one Oncorhynchus nerka isolate Pitt River linkage group LG7, Oner_Uvic_2.0, whole genome shotgun sequence genomic region, the following are encoded:
- the LOC115124507 gene encoding LOW QUALITY PROTEIN: transcription factor Gibbin-like (The sequence of the model RefSeq protein was modified relative to this genomic sequence to represent the inferred CDS: deleted 5 bases in 4 codons) produces LAEEQGCEGELATWGREVAAGVQERVIVEPSAEAGAQGTLDLSPSPSPPSLANGVHRRPGLGTRRRWQTETHTDALTHTPGQTGVIGMQIYTDLQMHTPADTHTHLAANTHMDAHTHSDSAGPEQPRTVSSPETHTRSPQRQVLLPVTHSACTNQQVASSPCSPLPPPSANRDRPPAISPAHIGPTPLDLSKPSRAIGPNPTGPSLIGPSGSNPSTIGPDPVDPSPVSVEGERKYALRSSGRPRFPCQLRKSSRIRRSTEDGERRGGRESEREEEMAEVEEEEEKERVSVHVKVERPTVEEGLPATSKSADSAVPVAPRPSPHPSTRPTPHPTSHYAPRPAPKPRTSTKPQPRPSTNAKPKAQPRPSIKASPKSSPRPANNPRPATNPRPATNPRPATNPRPAPNPRPATNPRPATNPRPATNLSPCPSINTVPQPTVKKEVPDDLVPPTKQKRRFVGVRRIVVKVARIPVNLSRRQKSYKISSMETIVGPERGGASGEGGLEGAEGVTSVVREPTALLRMKNNGKNVMVMFPPGELPVILKRRRGRPPKQVVPGMPDKTGGNFAVASGNGEPKKPRRRRRAKLPSPQPSYVNDTNDVKTEYGDVLSKLAFLNHQTPATGRCSPPRCWTPSEPDSFHAPSNNPGISALLHRLTGFRRRGGRGGGVGGRGGGAGGAGCESFKSSFSDFFETIGKKRKVTPALSEPGLPKKRGKGGGGRGGGVAGGEMGAGGEGWKPMRKRRSCKNGVLKGEAGGQLEQDWSNGGGVWEDDRVGERERGPGAYQACGSLRGDFVPCEGGRAGAYGSPGGSREGGGGDEVQGLFAGYFRSLLDSDDSSDLLDISSSRPDPRKPPPTPGYDSSSTAPGPGSRWSPAFPKRSPKGEARENQTQVSSSSSSRPPYSYYLSQNSPTTSSFPKSTPPSLSLPRSPSSPHPSSYGHYPSGYSSSSPAGGSAAPQRPTDCSFAAYGAAGLDKASTVPPVGQGQMGYSNFSKRGYGGYPGQVGPSSPGGGGYMAMAKNNPFHSSSSPEGYRHYPSNQWNCKQGSSGWAWDSLAHHYPGGYSDYVTPGPSEPKDILDISNYTPQKAKRQPFLESLSESSSDSSHLGVTGSGGGVSTGGGGGGSGSGSGGGAYRQGGGRESLPIGGEGGQGQSSLSSLEKLMMDWHESASGPSYNWSQNVLFQGQGKPGRGRRKRNAAEPQMEKEGGGGPGPEPPPDSPTSPPAQTQSHTSTQGSGAKRSGIGGRQGRGARGGRGRLCPSPRERPPGGKKGKAAGGGDGGGGGTAQGLFQEGLDYFSGDSSSLSPPPLPYTLVTPEPCEYPSPTPYSAHPSTPSSEERYPTLFPGEASSSSLSPGMTSTSSSYPPKLSPAPQPYHPSHPCSSPSSFSPSCSQSPRLLAHCGTALSPYRNPATTSKDHFTSQYDSPSCCSSPCWYSGASLSGSTSPHTNTHNATHTHTNTHDNAHVHANVNPHASPNNHPDPNASAHPHTNTHPHTNTHPHTNTPTHTNTHPNPNPHANMSPHTHSNPNTNPHTHNNPHSNKHPHTNTHHLHSNHNQHLHPHTHTHPNMYTKPTLHTSPHPNPNLSPHSHPNPNLSPLPHPHPNPDLSPHPNPNLSPLPHPHPNPNLSPHPNPNLSPHSQPNPNLSPHTHSHPNPLLYEERPSHSTMPPMDPPPPTNGTCPPPHLGAKVSPLQLSPYPSPHHKPPGLLAPF; encoded by the exons TTGGCGGAGGAGCAGGGGTGTGAAGGGGAGCTGGCGACATGGGGGAGGGAGGTGGCAGCAGGGGTACAGGAGAGGGTCATAGTGGAACCCAGTGCTGAGGCTGGAGCTCAAGGGACCCTTGACCTTTCACCATCACCCTCGCCCCCCTCCCTGGCCAACGGGGTTCACAGGAGGCCTGGCCTTGGAACACGCCGACGCtggcagacagagacacacaccgaTGCTTTAACGCACACACCAGGACAGACAGGAGTCATAGGCATGCAGATTTACACGGATCTCCAAATGCACACACCTgcggacactcacacacacctagcCGCTAACACACACATGGATGCTCACACACACTCGGACTCTGCCGGTCCAGAGCAACCCAGAACTGTTTCATCACCAGAGACTCACACCAGATCACCTCAGCGACAGGTCCTCTTGCCTGTCACTCATTCAGCCTGCACCAATCAGCAAGTTGCTTCCTCTCCCTGCAGCCCGCTTCCTCCACCCTCTGCAAACAGAGACAGGCCCCCGGCAATTAGCCCTGCCCATATTGGACCAACACCTCTAGATCTCTCTAAACCCTCAAGAGCTATTGGCCCAAATCCTACAGGCCCTTCTCTTATTGGTCCATCCGGTTCAAACCCTTCTACTATTGGCCCAGACCCTGTAGATCCCTCCCCTGTTTCTGTCGAAGGAGAGAGGAAGTATGCGCTCCGTAGCTCCGGTCGACCTCGCTTTCCCTGCCAACTACGAAAGTCCTCTCGCATCCGCCGATCCaccgaggatggagagaggaggggagggagggagagcgagagggaagaggaaatggcagaggtggaagaagaggaggagaaagagagggtgagtgtACATGTAAAGGTAGAGCGCCCCACAGTGGAGGAGGGTTTACCTGCAACCTCGAAGTCTGCTGACTCAGCTGTACCTGTAGCACCACGCCCTTCACCACACCCTTCAACACGCCCTACACCACACCCCACCTCTCACTATGCCCCCCGGCCAGCGCCCAAACCCAGAACTTCAACCAAACCCCAACCTAGACCTTCAACCAACGCCAAACCAAAAGCCCAACCCAGACCATCGATTAAAGCCTCGCCCAAATCCTCGCCCAGACCAGCGAACAATCCCAGACCAGCGACCAATCCCAGACCAGCGACCAATCCCAGACCAGCAACCAATCCCAGACCAGCACCCAATCCCAGACCGGCGACCAATCCCAGACCGGCGACCAATCCCAGACCAGCAACCAATCTTTCGCCTTGTCCATCGATCAATACCGTGCCCCAGCCGACAGTGAAGAAGGAGGTGCCTGATGATCTAGTTCCTCCCACTAAACAGAAACGGCGGTTCGTTGGT GTGAGGCGTATCGTGGTGAAGGTGGCTCGTATCCCGGTCAACCTCAGCCGACGCCAAAAGAGCTACAAGATTTCCTCCATGGAGACCATTGTCGGACCGGAGAGGGGCGGGGCCAGTGGAGAGGGGGGGttggagggagcagagggggtTACATCAGTGGTCCGAGAGCCAACTGCGCTCCTTCGCATGAAGAACAATGGGAAGAATGTGATGGTCATGTTCCCGCCTGGAGAACTCCCGGTGATCCTGAAACGCAGACGTGGCCGACCTCCCAAACAGGTTGTACCGGGAATGCCGGATAAAACAGGTGGGAATTTCGCCGTTGCCAGTGGGAACGGCGAGCCCAAGAAACCTCGTAGGCGCCGGCGGGCCAAGCTTCCATCTCCGCAACCGTCGTACGTGAACGACACCAACGACGTGAAGACAGAGTACGGAGACGTTCTGTCCAAACTGGCGTTCCTAAACCACCAAACGCCTGCCACCGGCCGCTGCTCCCCACCACGCTGCTGGACACCCAGCGAACCGGATAGCTTTCACGCGCCGTCCAACAACCCTGGGATCTCCGCCCTGCTCCACCGACTCACAGGGTTCAGacgcaggggagggaggggtggaggcgtagggggcaggggaggaggagcaggaggggctGGGTGTGAGAGCTTCAAGAGCTCCTTCAGTGACTTCTTCGAGACGATCGGGAAGAAAAGGAAAGTGACCCCTGCTCTGTCAGAACCAGGGTTACCCAAGAAACGAGGGAAGGgtgggggaggcaggggaggaggggtTGCAGGGGGGGAGATGGGGGCTGGAGGTGAGGGGTGGAAGCCGATGAGAAAACGACGCTCGTGCAAGAATGGGGTTCTGAAAGGGGAGGCAGGAGGTCAGCTGGAGCAAGACTGGTCTAATGGTGGAGGTGTCTGGGAGGATGACCgggtaggggagagggagagagggccggGGGCGTACCAGGCCTGTGGCTCCCTGAGGGGGGACTTCGTGCCCTGTGAGGGGGGAAGAGCAGGTGCATACGGCAGCCCTGGGGGCAGCAGagaaggtggaggtggtgatgaaGTGCAGGGTTTGTTCGCTGGATATTTTCGCTCCCTGCTCGACTCAGACGACTCCTCCGACCTCCTGGATATCTCCTCCTCTCGGCCTGACCCCAGGAAACCTCCTCCCACCCCGGGCTACGACTCCTCCAGCACTGCCCCCGGCCCAGGTTCTCGCTGGTCCCCAGCCTTCCCCAAGCGCAGCCCCAAAGGAGAGGCAAGGGAGAACCAAACCCAGGTctcttcgtcctcctcttccAGACCTCCTTACAGCTACTACCTTTCCCAGAACTCCCCCACCACTTCCTCCTTCCCCAagtccacccctccttccctctctctgcctcgctctcccagttccccccatccctcctcctacgGTCACTACCCGTCCggctattcctcctcctctcctgcgggGGGCAGTGCAGCACCACAGAGACCCACAGACTGCAGCTTTGCAGCCTACGGGGCAGCAGGGCTGGATAAGGCCTCCACAGTCCCCCCCGTGGGCCAGGGTCAGATGGGCTATTCCAATTTTTCCAAGCGTGGATATGGGGGCTACCCTGGGCAGGTTGGACCATCCTCTCCAGGGGGAGGGGGGTATATGGCCATGGCCAAGAACAACCCCTTCCATTCCTCATCATCTCCAGAGGGTTACAGACACTACCCCTCCAACCAGTGGAACTGCAA GCAGGGCTCCAGTGGCTGGGCGTGGGACAGTCTGGCTCATCATTACCCAGGAGGCTACAGTGACTACGTCACCCCAGGCCCCAGCGAGCCCAAAGACATCCTGGACATCTCTAACTACACCCCACAAAAGGCCAAGCGACAACCCTTCCTCGAGAGCCTATCAGAGTCCTCCTCTGACTCATCCCACCTGGGGGTCACCGGGTCAGGAGGTGGGGTCAGTACCGGAGGTGGGGGCGGAGGCTCGGGTTCAGGTTCCGGAGGTGGGGCTTACAGGCAGGGTGGAGGCAGGGAGTCTCTTCCTATTGGTGGAGAGGGAGGTCAAGGCCAGTCCAGCCTATCAAGTCTGGAGAAGTTAATGATGGACTGGCATGAGAGCGCCTCAGGCCCCTCTTACAACTGGAGCCAGAACGTTCTCTTCCAGGGGCAGGGAAAGCCCGGACGGGGGCGCAGGAAACGGAATGCTGCCGAACCCCAAATGGAAAAGGAGGGGGGTGGTGGACCAGGACCGGAGCCTCCCCCAGACTCTCCCACCAGCCCCCCAGCCCAGACACAGTCCCACACCTCAACCCAGGGCTCTGGTGCCAAACGCAGTGGGATTGGGGGGCGGCAGGGCAGGGGggcgaggggaggcaggggaCGGCTGTGCCCGTCCCCAAGAGAACGCCCCCCAGGGGGGAAGAAGGGTAAGGCTGCTGGGggtggggatggaggaggagggggtactgCTCAGGGG TTGTTCCAGGAAGGCCTTGACTACTTCAGTGGAGACAGCAGcagcctctcccctccc cccctgCCCTACACCTTGGTTACCCCCGAGCCCTGTGAGTACCCCTCCCCAACTCCTTACTCCGcccacccctccaccccgtcCTCAGAGGAGCGTTACCCAACCCTCTTCCCTGGCGAggcctcatcctcctctctctcccctggaatgacttccacatcctcctcctatcctcccaaACTATCCCCCGCCCCCCAGccctaccacccc tctcacccctgctcctccccctcctccttctccccgtcCTGCTCCCAATCGCCACGGTTACTGGCCCACTGTGGAACAGCGCTGAGC CCCTATCGTAACCCGGCAACCACCTCCAAGGACCATTTCACCTCCCAGTATGATTCTCCCAGCTGCTGTAGCTCCCCTTGTTGGTACAGCGGGGCATCGCTCAGTGGCAGCACCAGcccccacactaacacacacaacgctacacacacacacactaacacacacgacAACGCACACGTACACGCTAATGTGAACCCTCATGCTAGCCCTAACAATCATCCTGATCCTAACGCTTctgcacacccacacaccaacacacacccacataccaacacacacccacacaccaacacaccgacacacaccaacacacacccaaATCCCAACCCTCACGCAAACAtgagcccacacacacactccaaccccAACACTAACCCTCACACGCACAACAACCCCCATAGCAACAAACACccgcacaccaacacacaccacctCCATTCAAACCACAACCAACATCTTCACCCCCACACTCACACTCATCCTAACATGTATACAAAGCCCACCCTACACACTAGCCCCCACCCCAACCCTAACCTCTCCCCCCACTCCCACCCCAACcctaacctctcccctctccctcacccccaccccaaccctgacctctcccctcaccccaaccctaacctctcccctctccctcacccccaccccaaccctaacctctcccctcaccccaaccctaacctctcccctcactcccaacccaaccctaacctctCTCCCCATACTCACTCCCACCCCAACCCCCTGCTTTACGAGGAGCGGCCCTCTCACAGCACGATGCCCCCCAtggaccccccaccccccacaaacGGGACCTGCCCCCCACCTCACCTCGGGGCTAAGGTCAGCCCCCTGCAGCTTTCCCCGTACCCCTCCCCCCACCACAAGCCCCCAGGCCTCCTTGCCCCATTCTGA